From the genome of Pseudoliparis swirei isolate HS2019 ecotype Mariana Trench chromosome 10, NWPU_hadal_v1, whole genome shotgun sequence, one region includes:
- the scaf11 gene encoding protein SCAF11 isoform X1: MTGAGSGGQGPPDGTDAEEAERCPICLGVLAGGELAMPDSCCHVFCLRCLLTWAELQMAPSCPVDRRPFTNVYRWDGNLSCVQVPVRKPATPPEAESCCCRNPKQKVCLKSKPARRLRRQKVERTANGKTKGLVRKCNEDDPSSLSRKKVRGTDCCTWSPSPCVSVTTSTQDIAESVWVAEEIPYDTGFKHCKAQAQDCPWLSPVAPIPVHGTSRHNFHPSGWNHSPLPSPFTSSSPFGPGHFVFQGVVCAITCPKGGEKRGGRASTSKAPTKEAKSLPSRRSGRNSKSQEEAPASDPSTPPQSSTSDSDSSTGQSAKPPGRPSQAPAKRKGKRVTNRKASGKRKAPARKKKSPQVVSSPAASEEDEEGDGCDNTEKEEEVDKTDKEKDLNNSKQQQSDAEGSLNEEQSGFHSADELEGAEPLSNDVGQDSDETQEQSHERELKPDEGDEDLSCPSDSAPYSPGSCSVGKREEEEEPASPVSSVGKGSPSPSHSEKGASPSPSHSENVLLDNLMSPHCDDQAEQDDDDMEICAEKANNKASSNAVIAESREDSPQVASPSAAESEDNSAISEPKVSEDADVKTFASERKPSVVDGSENANKDDGPSKDDTKVVPMDCSSPMSEQANSPSLELPKESTASASAELSGSTSQGAKDESDGEQQERERSQERKNGKQRRSRFHSSTSTWSPKKDAKLEPPRRSRSRERDGSPPSSRSSRARSREKDRDRDRDGERDYSRREHSRERRRRRSRSRSRSKSKSKSRSRSRSRSRTRSYRRGPSPERPASREQSPQRKERGGGWRSGQGSGSGVDGRRYQGGAGRSENGVPTESSPERQGWSENPDWVTEKSRSDAESKSRTIGPSSRWESRGRGGRGGSDRGRGAGRGGGGSSRGFYSQQEETADNRWQPRNNFSGSGSNSGNDAYSRYNENRGGCRRKESDSGDNLDRSGWSSASSWAVRRTLPADVQDYYSKRERGGPGGWNRQEEEQPAAADATKSELPAQAVPGNAPVPVMNAAPPQLNVLQHHYPMQGPRGALPVSLQPAAPYAMPPQVPAHLHPAVPLLQVPAVGAQGLPPPPPPPPPMHQGGQTAAAQPDGYATQMGNTMMGYGKPGLLPTPIKGGVTTATYGQSAHSHVVPSSTTQHGQHKAQSGGSKKEKKQQIQEKAVNEVKNAMKPYYQKKEITKDEYKEIVRKAVEKVCHSKSGEVNSSKVANLVKAYVDKYKHARKK; encoded by the exons ATGACTGGAGCTGGAAGTG GCGGCCAGGGCCCACCGGATGGGACGGATgctgaggaggcagagaggtgtCCTATCTGCCTGGGCGTCCTGGCTGGAGGCGAACTGGCCATGCCCGACAGCTGTTGCCACGTCTTCTGCCTCAGATGTCTCCTCACATGGGCAGAG TTGCAGATGGCTCCTTCCTGCCCGGTGGACAGAAGACCTTTCACTAATGTTTACAGATGGGATGGGAATCTCAGCTGTGTGCAG GTTCCTGTGAGGAAACCAGCGACTCCACCTGAAGCTGAGAGTTGCTGCTGTAGAAACCCCAAACAAAAAGTCTGTCTCAA AAGTAAACCGGCAAGAAGGCTGAGAAGGCAAAAGGTGGAGAGGACGGCAAACGGCAAAACAAAAGGACTCGTCAGGAAAT GTAACGAGGATGACCCTTCCTCACTAAGCAGAAAAAAG GTGAGAGGAACAGATTGCTGTACCTGGTCACcgtctccctgtgtctcagtaACGACGTCTACTCAGGACAT TGCCGAGTCCGTGTGGGTGGCCGAGGAGATACCATACGACACCGGGTTCAAACACTGCAAAGCCCAGGCTCAAGACTGTCCGTGGCTTTCTCCTGTCGCTCCCATCCCTGTTCACGGCACCTCAAG GCATAATTTCCATCCCTCTGGTTGGAACCACAGCCCACTTCCGTCTCCCTTTACCTCCAGTTCACCGTTCGGCCCTGGTCATTTCG TGTTTCAGGGCGTCGTCTGCGCCATCACGTGTCCCAaaggaggggagaagagaggcGGTCGAGCTTCAACCTCCAAAGCTCCCACCAAAGAGGCCAAGTCTCTACCATCCAGGCGATCTGGACGCAACAGTAAAAGCCAGGAGGAGGCTCCCGCGTCTGATCCGTCTACACCGCCGCAATCCAGTACGTCAGACTCCGACTCGTCTACCGGCCAGTCCGCCAAGCCGCCGGGCAGACCGTCTCAAGCGCCAGCCAAGAGGAAGGGCAAGCGGGTGACAAACCGAAAGGCCAGCGGGAAGCGGAAAGCCCcggcaagaaaaaaaaaatctccccaAGTCGTAAGCAGCCCGGCAGCAAgtgaggaggacgaagagggtGATGGATGTGACAAcacggagaaggaggaggaagtggacaaAACTGATAAGGAAAAGGATTTGAACAACTCTAAGCAGCAGCAGTCTGATGCTGAAGGGAGCCTCAATGAAGAGCAGAGCGGCTTCCACTCTGCTGACGAGCTCGAAGGCGCTGAACCCTTGAGCAATGATGTGGGACAGGACAGCGATGAGACTCAGGAACAATCTCATGAACGTGAACTGAAACCAGATGAGGGAGACGAGGACCTGTCTTGTCCATCGGACTCTGCCCCTTACAGCCCTGGTTCATGCTCAGTGggcaagagggaggaggaggaagagccagCAAGCcctgtttcctctgtaggaAAGGGCTCTCCATCACCCTCTCACTCTGAGAAAGGGGCCTCGCCCTCACCCTCTCATTCTGAGAATGTCCTTCTGGACAACTTGATGTCTCCACACTGTGACGATCAAGCGGAGCAGGACGATGACGACATGGAGATTTGTGCAGAAAAAGCCAACAACAAAGCATCTTCAAATGCAGTGATTGCTGAATCACGGGAGGATTCTCCACAAGTGGCTTCCCCCTCTGCCGCAGAGTCTGAGGATAATTCGGCCATCTCGGAACCAAAAGTCTCCGAGGACGCTGATGTTAAAACCTTTGCATCAGAACGTAAGCCTTCAGTAGTTGACGGCTCCGAGAATGCAAATAAAGATGACGGTCCATCTAAGGATGACACTAAAGTTGTCCCCATGGATTGCAGTTCACCCATGAGCGAGCAGGCCAACAGTCCCAGTTTGGAACTGCCGAAGGAGAGTACTGCCTCGGCCTCTGCGGAACTTTCTGGCTCCACAAGCCAAGGGGCCAAAGACGAGAGCGACGGGGAGCAACAGGAAAGAGAAAGGAGCCAAGAGAGGAAGAACGGCAAGCAGAGGCGCTCTCGCTTTCACTCCTCAACCTCTACCTGGTCACCTAAGAAGGACGCGAAGCTAGAACCACCCAGACGCTCGCGGTCCAGAGAACGTGACGGCAGCCCGCCCTCTAGCCGCTCGTCCCGTGCTCgcagcagagagaaggacagggaCCGGGATCGGGATGGTGAGAGAGACTATTCTAGGCGGGAACATAGTCgcgaaagaaggaggaggcgatCCAGGAGTCGCTCTAGGTCGAAGTCCAAGTCTAAGTCCCGGTCGCGGTCTAGATCAAGATCCAGAACAAGATCCTACAGACGAGGGCCCAGCCCCGAACGGCCGGCCTCCAGAGAGCAGTCTCCTCAGAGGAAGGAGCGTGGAGGTGGCTGGAGGTCCGGGCAGGGCAGTGGGTCTGGTGTTGATGGACGGAGGTATCAGGGAGGCGCTGGGCGCTCTGAAAACGGCGTGCCTACGGAAAGTTCCCCTGAACGCCAGGGCTGGTCGGAAAATCCAGACTGGGTCACAGAAAAGAGTCGCAGCGATGCCGAGAGCAAGAGCCGGACCATCGGCCCGAGCTCGCGCTGGGAGTCACGGGGTCGCGGGGGCCGCGGCGGCTCAGATCGAGGCCGGGGCGCGGGacggggcggcggcggcagcagccgTGGCTTCTACAGCCAGCAGGAGGAAACGGCCGACAACCGCTGGCAGCCCCGAAACAACTTCTCAGGTTCAGGCAGCAATTCAGGGAATGACGCGTACAGCCGCTACAATGAAAACCGCGGTGGTTGCCGAAGGAAAGAGTCCGACTCTGGAGACAATCTGGACCGGTCAGGCTGGTCATCGGCATCCAGCTGGGCTGTCCGGAGAACGCTGCCCGCAGACGTTCAGGATTATTactccaagagagagagaggaggaccaggaggctggaaccgacaagaggaggagcaaccGGCAGCAGCAG ATGCCACTAAAAGCGAGCTTCCGGCCCAGGCCGTGCCCGGTAACGCTCCGGTGCCGGTGATGAACGCGGCTCCCCCTCAGCTGAACGTTCTTCAGCATCACTACCCCATGCAGGGCCCGCGAGGAGCCCTGCCAGTCAGCTTGCAGCCTGCGGCGCCGTACGCCATGCCGCCTCAGGTCCCCGCGCACCTCCATCCTGCCGTACCGCTGCTTCAGGTCCCTGCTGTCGGCGCTCAGGGcctcccgccccctcccccaccaccgcCACCCATGCATCAAGGCGGCCAGACGGCAGCGGCTCAGCCCGACGGCTACGCAACACAG ATGGGGAATACAATGATGGGTTATGGAAAACCCGGCCTTCTTCCCACCCCAATCAAAGGTGGTGTTACAACGGCGACCTACGGCCAGTCGGCACACAGCCATGTCGTACCATCCTCTACAACTCAGCATGGCCAACATAAGGCTCAATCTGGCGGCTCCAAAAAGGAAAAG AAACAACAGATCCAAGAAAAAGCTGTCAATGAAGTGAAAAATGCCATGAAACCCTATTACCAAAAGAAGGAAATCACAAAGGACGAGTACAAGGAGATTGTCCGCAAAGCGGTAGAGAAG GTGTGTCACAGCAAGAGTGGTGAGGTGAACTCCAGTAAGGTGGCCAACCTGGTGAAGGCCTACGTGGACAAATACAAGCACGCCCGCAAGAAATGA
- the scaf11 gene encoding protein SCAF11 isoform X2, giving the protein MTGAGSGGQGPPDGTDAEEAERCPICLGVLAGGELAMPDSCCHVFCLRCLLTWAELQMAPSCPVDRRPFTNVYRWDGNLSCVQVPVRKPATPPEAESCCCRNPKQKVCLKSKPARRLRRQKVERTANGKTKGLVRKCNEDDPSSLSRKKVRGTDCCTWSPSPCVSVTTSTQDIAESVWVAEEIPYDTGFKHCKAQAQDCPWLSPVAPIPVHGTSRHNFHPSGWNHSPLPSPFTSSSPFGPGHFVFQGVVCAITCPKGGEKRGGRASTSKAPTKEAKSLPSRRSGRNSKSQEEAPASDPSTPPQSSTSDSDSSTGQSAKPPGRPSQAPAKRKGKRVTNRKASGKRKAPARKKKSPQVVSSPAASEEDEEGDGCDNTEKEEEVDKTDKEKDLNNSKQQQSDAEGSLNEEQSGFHSADELEGAEPLSNDVGQDSDETQEQSHERELKPDEGDEDLSCPSDSAPYSPGSCSVGKREEEEEPASPVSSVGKGSPSPSHSEKGASPSPSHSENVLLDNLMSPHCDDQAEQDDDDMEICAEKANNKASSNAVIAESREDSPQVASPSAAESEDNSAISEPKVSEDADVKTFASERKPSVVDGSENANKDDGPSKDDTKVVPMDCSSPMSEQANSPSLELPKESTASASAELSGSTSQGAKDESDGEQQERERSQERKNGKQRRSRFHSSTSTWSPKKDAKLEPPRRSRSRERDGSPPSSRSSRARSREKDRDRDRDGERDYSRREHSRERRRRRSRSRSRSKSKSKSRSRSRSRSRTRSYRRGPSPERPASREQSPQRKERGGGWRSGQGSGSGVDGRRYQGGAGRSENGVPTESSPERQGWSENPDWVTEKSRSDAESKSRTIGPSSRWESRGRGGRGGSDRGRGAGRGGGGSSRGFYSQQEETADNRWQPRNNFSGSGSNSGNDAYSRYNENRGGCRRKESDSGDNLDRSGWSSASSWAVRRTLPADVQDYYSKRERGGPGGWNRQEEEQPAAADATKSELPAQAVPGNAPVPVMNAAPPQLNVLQHHYPMQGPRGALPVSLQPAAPYAMPPQVPAHLHPAVPLLQVPAVGAQGLPPPPPPPPPMHQGGQTAAAQPDGYATQMGNTMMGYGKPGLLPTPIKGGVTTATYGQSAHSHVVPSSTTQHGQHKAQSGGSKKEKIQEKAVNEVKNAMKPYYQKKEITKDEYKEIVRKAVEKVCHSKSGEVNSSKVANLVKAYVDKYKHARKK; this is encoded by the exons ATGACTGGAGCTGGAAGTG GCGGCCAGGGCCCACCGGATGGGACGGATgctgaggaggcagagaggtgtCCTATCTGCCTGGGCGTCCTGGCTGGAGGCGAACTGGCCATGCCCGACAGCTGTTGCCACGTCTTCTGCCTCAGATGTCTCCTCACATGGGCAGAG TTGCAGATGGCTCCTTCCTGCCCGGTGGACAGAAGACCTTTCACTAATGTTTACAGATGGGATGGGAATCTCAGCTGTGTGCAG GTTCCTGTGAGGAAACCAGCGACTCCACCTGAAGCTGAGAGTTGCTGCTGTAGAAACCCCAAACAAAAAGTCTGTCTCAA AAGTAAACCGGCAAGAAGGCTGAGAAGGCAAAAGGTGGAGAGGACGGCAAACGGCAAAACAAAAGGACTCGTCAGGAAAT GTAACGAGGATGACCCTTCCTCACTAAGCAGAAAAAAG GTGAGAGGAACAGATTGCTGTACCTGGTCACcgtctccctgtgtctcagtaACGACGTCTACTCAGGACAT TGCCGAGTCCGTGTGGGTGGCCGAGGAGATACCATACGACACCGGGTTCAAACACTGCAAAGCCCAGGCTCAAGACTGTCCGTGGCTTTCTCCTGTCGCTCCCATCCCTGTTCACGGCACCTCAAG GCATAATTTCCATCCCTCTGGTTGGAACCACAGCCCACTTCCGTCTCCCTTTACCTCCAGTTCACCGTTCGGCCCTGGTCATTTCG TGTTTCAGGGCGTCGTCTGCGCCATCACGTGTCCCAaaggaggggagaagagaggcGGTCGAGCTTCAACCTCCAAAGCTCCCACCAAAGAGGCCAAGTCTCTACCATCCAGGCGATCTGGACGCAACAGTAAAAGCCAGGAGGAGGCTCCCGCGTCTGATCCGTCTACACCGCCGCAATCCAGTACGTCAGACTCCGACTCGTCTACCGGCCAGTCCGCCAAGCCGCCGGGCAGACCGTCTCAAGCGCCAGCCAAGAGGAAGGGCAAGCGGGTGACAAACCGAAAGGCCAGCGGGAAGCGGAAAGCCCcggcaagaaaaaaaaaatctccccaAGTCGTAAGCAGCCCGGCAGCAAgtgaggaggacgaagagggtGATGGATGTGACAAcacggagaaggaggaggaagtggacaaAACTGATAAGGAAAAGGATTTGAACAACTCTAAGCAGCAGCAGTCTGATGCTGAAGGGAGCCTCAATGAAGAGCAGAGCGGCTTCCACTCTGCTGACGAGCTCGAAGGCGCTGAACCCTTGAGCAATGATGTGGGACAGGACAGCGATGAGACTCAGGAACAATCTCATGAACGTGAACTGAAACCAGATGAGGGAGACGAGGACCTGTCTTGTCCATCGGACTCTGCCCCTTACAGCCCTGGTTCATGCTCAGTGggcaagagggaggaggaggaagagccagCAAGCcctgtttcctctgtaggaAAGGGCTCTCCATCACCCTCTCACTCTGAGAAAGGGGCCTCGCCCTCACCCTCTCATTCTGAGAATGTCCTTCTGGACAACTTGATGTCTCCACACTGTGACGATCAAGCGGAGCAGGACGATGACGACATGGAGATTTGTGCAGAAAAAGCCAACAACAAAGCATCTTCAAATGCAGTGATTGCTGAATCACGGGAGGATTCTCCACAAGTGGCTTCCCCCTCTGCCGCAGAGTCTGAGGATAATTCGGCCATCTCGGAACCAAAAGTCTCCGAGGACGCTGATGTTAAAACCTTTGCATCAGAACGTAAGCCTTCAGTAGTTGACGGCTCCGAGAATGCAAATAAAGATGACGGTCCATCTAAGGATGACACTAAAGTTGTCCCCATGGATTGCAGTTCACCCATGAGCGAGCAGGCCAACAGTCCCAGTTTGGAACTGCCGAAGGAGAGTACTGCCTCGGCCTCTGCGGAACTTTCTGGCTCCACAAGCCAAGGGGCCAAAGACGAGAGCGACGGGGAGCAACAGGAAAGAGAAAGGAGCCAAGAGAGGAAGAACGGCAAGCAGAGGCGCTCTCGCTTTCACTCCTCAACCTCTACCTGGTCACCTAAGAAGGACGCGAAGCTAGAACCACCCAGACGCTCGCGGTCCAGAGAACGTGACGGCAGCCCGCCCTCTAGCCGCTCGTCCCGTGCTCgcagcagagagaaggacagggaCCGGGATCGGGATGGTGAGAGAGACTATTCTAGGCGGGAACATAGTCgcgaaagaaggaggaggcgatCCAGGAGTCGCTCTAGGTCGAAGTCCAAGTCTAAGTCCCGGTCGCGGTCTAGATCAAGATCCAGAACAAGATCCTACAGACGAGGGCCCAGCCCCGAACGGCCGGCCTCCAGAGAGCAGTCTCCTCAGAGGAAGGAGCGTGGAGGTGGCTGGAGGTCCGGGCAGGGCAGTGGGTCTGGTGTTGATGGACGGAGGTATCAGGGAGGCGCTGGGCGCTCTGAAAACGGCGTGCCTACGGAAAGTTCCCCTGAACGCCAGGGCTGGTCGGAAAATCCAGACTGGGTCACAGAAAAGAGTCGCAGCGATGCCGAGAGCAAGAGCCGGACCATCGGCCCGAGCTCGCGCTGGGAGTCACGGGGTCGCGGGGGCCGCGGCGGCTCAGATCGAGGCCGGGGCGCGGGacggggcggcggcggcagcagccgTGGCTTCTACAGCCAGCAGGAGGAAACGGCCGACAACCGCTGGCAGCCCCGAAACAACTTCTCAGGTTCAGGCAGCAATTCAGGGAATGACGCGTACAGCCGCTACAATGAAAACCGCGGTGGTTGCCGAAGGAAAGAGTCCGACTCTGGAGACAATCTGGACCGGTCAGGCTGGTCATCGGCATCCAGCTGGGCTGTCCGGAGAACGCTGCCCGCAGACGTTCAGGATTATTactccaagagagagagaggaggaccaggaggctggaaccgacaagaggaggagcaaccGGCAGCAGCAG ATGCCACTAAAAGCGAGCTTCCGGCCCAGGCCGTGCCCGGTAACGCTCCGGTGCCGGTGATGAACGCGGCTCCCCCTCAGCTGAACGTTCTTCAGCATCACTACCCCATGCAGGGCCCGCGAGGAGCCCTGCCAGTCAGCTTGCAGCCTGCGGCGCCGTACGCCATGCCGCCTCAGGTCCCCGCGCACCTCCATCCTGCCGTACCGCTGCTTCAGGTCCCTGCTGTCGGCGCTCAGGGcctcccgccccctcccccaccaccgcCACCCATGCATCAAGGCGGCCAGACGGCAGCGGCTCAGCCCGACGGCTACGCAACACAG ATGGGGAATACAATGATGGGTTATGGAAAACCCGGCCTTCTTCCCACCCCAATCAAAGGTGGTGTTACAACGGCGACCTACGGCCAGTCGGCACACAGCCATGTCGTACCATCCTCTACAACTCAGCATGGCCAACATAAGGCTCAATCTGGCGGCTCCAAAAAGGAAAAG ATCCAAGAAAAAGCTGTCAATGAAGTGAAAAATGCCATGAAACCCTATTACCAAAAGAAGGAAATCACAAAGGACGAGTACAAGGAGATTGTCCGCAAAGCGGTAGAGAAG GTGTGTCACAGCAAGAGTGGTGAGGTGAACTCCAGTAAGGTGGCCAACCTGGTGAAGGCCTACGTGGACAAATACAAGCACGCCCGCAAGAAATGA